A single region of the Plasmodium malariae genome assembly, chromosome: 7 genome encodes:
- the PmUG01_07045000 gene encoding calcyclin binding protein, putative: MDNATPTSDNVFTNTELDKLNKLKHSKLAVNENIIRSDFSQTDSSVFFTIYKKNVEKDNFLYYIRDDYLFLTILINEDEIYSLKKNLFSKILPLQTRINITPMKVEVILEKEVKDLEWSQLEKKEKSIPLQKKENILNPFSGKSTQEWDKLTQSIKEEDDEGGIDNFFKKIYDQGDDDTKRAMIKSFQTSCGTVLSTNWKDVQNKNYEKEI; this comes from the exons ATGG ATAATGCTACCCCCACATCGGACAATGTATTTACGAACACCGAGTTGGACAAATTgaacaaattaaaacattcCAAATTGGCTGTTAACGAAAATATAATTAG ATCTGACTTTTCACAAACAGACAGTAGcgttttttttacaatatataaaaaaaatgtcgAAAAGGATAATTTCCTTTACTACATAAGAGAtgattatctttttttaacaatattaattaaCG aGGATGAAATATACAGCCTGAAAAAGAATCTTTTTTCAAAGATTTTGCCCCTACAAACAAGAATAAACATAACACCT ATGAAAGTAGAAGTAATTCTAGAGAAAGAAGTTAAAG ACCTTGAATGGAGtcaattagaaaaaaaggagaaaagtATTCCTTTgcagaaaaaggaaaatatctTAAACCCGTTCAGCGGCAAGAGCACTCAGGAGTGGGACAAACTAACGCAG TCAATTAAGGAGGAAGACGATGAAGGAGGCATagataacttttttaaaaaaatatatgaccAGGGAGATGACGACACGAAGCGTGCCATGATAAAGTCATTT CAAACGTCCTGTGGCACTGTACTTTCTACAAACTGGAAAGATGTTCAGAACAAAAATTACGAAAAG GAAATATAG